From Dethiosulfovibrio russensis, a single genomic window includes:
- a CDS encoding lectin like domain-containing protein, with protein sequence MKNWGKILLCAVIVTLVAAAGWAEMAPLNPAFESYMERIHEKNNDGAGSGAVLGGRIPSPVDLSHLAGVSVLWSDGKSAPSFPVSYDLRELGYVTEVKNQNPYGACWTFSAMASMESTALKAGVTSPDYAEQFIAYYGYVDQSSELPGFANYTASNFPGIMDNGGDDFRAIALLARGTGAVNEADAPYGSTAPSATAPVSRALRNVYYFYYDNDTRYQKASVENVKTALMNYGAVSVGMYAGDPQGGNWDDSSYYNPSTYASYIPSGNPDGLSVGSANHAVTVVGWNDNYSRTNFNPSNQPSSDGAWIVKNSWGSGWGDGGYFYLSYEDAVLDTGAAYVGGDPASYDRVYQYDPFGWCSSYSPSGMVDNTAWMANVFTAAEDTLVEAVSFYVGGVGNTYELSVYTGVTGYPTTGTKRYPSQTGTLKEPGYRTVQLEYPVFVKAGDSFSIVVKLITPGYDYPIAMEARHIGYSDKATSSPGQSYVSSDGSAWTDVTTVNSTANVCLKAFGLNHVARTGKEILGYSIPGQVSSIVNEDLHTVGVTVPFGTSVTSLVPSFVLSGGASATVGGVNQFSGTSSNDFGSPVVYSVTAEDGTTQDWTVTVTVAPAPRTGKDILSYTLPNQVGDSFIDKGKYTVSADVKKGTDLTSLVATFDLSGGASAAVGGVEQVSGITSNDFSSPVNYAVTAEDGSGRNWTVTVSYYSVNSKDVEKVVVSDDVVSSDGGASLVKTDDLVDLVNDNTDLIALFKREEVALAMAGSLIPGSELDFSSASGDSTYVSRLGMGYEGAQGKVTPVMVQTKKGSKDFDGLDVSLPEAQRKSLMASGSSEKLAFRFRVTSGDKALLFKGRNLMAEKLASLKKDEDGFPYLEFILSNGSGGLSFDDLDGTAVDIHDKAKFIDDVLSKISTGKYVYQDLVNIYIENLDQSKFSEYKAEIDKLTTPTLADIETIVEAVNKGETPPSGGGGGCSVGLVPSTAILLLPLLFLRK encoded by the coding sequence ATGAAGAATTGGGGAAAGATCCTTCTGTGTGCCGTGATCGTAACTTTGGTCGCGGCGGCGGGATGGGCCGAAATGGCTCCGTTGAATCCCGCTTTCGAAAGTTACATGGAGCGCATACACGAGAAAAACAACGATGGAGCCGGTTCCGGAGCTGTCTTAGGAGGGCGTATACCCTCTCCGGTGGACCTCAGCCACCTGGCCGGGGTATCGGTGCTTTGGTCGGACGGAAAATCAGCTCCGTCCTTTCCGGTAAGCTACGACCTCAGGGAGCTGGGATACGTCACGGAAGTAAAGAACCAGAACCCATACGGCGCCTGCTGGACCTTCAGCGCCATGGCCTCCATGGAATCCACCGCCCTAAAGGCGGGGGTAACCAGCCCGGACTACGCCGAGCAGTTCATAGCTTACTACGGCTACGTCGACCAGTCTTCCGAGCTGCCGGGGTTTGCAAACTATACCGCCTCCAACTTTCCCGGCATTATGGACAACGGCGGAGACGACTTCAGAGCCATAGCCCTGCTGGCCCGTGGAACCGGAGCGGTGAACGAGGCGGACGCACCCTACGGTTCGACCGCCCCCAGCGCCACAGCTCCCGTGTCCAGGGCCCTCAGAAACGTCTACTATTTCTATTACGATAACGACACCAGATATCAGAAGGCCAGCGTGGAGAACGTAAAGACCGCCCTTATGAACTACGGGGCTGTGTCGGTGGGAATGTACGCCGGGGACCCTCAGGGTGGGAACTGGGACGACTCTTCCTACTACAACCCTTCCACCTATGCGTCCTATATCCCCTCTGGCAACCCCGACGGCCTTTCTGTGGGGTCGGCCAACCACGCAGTCACGGTGGTCGGCTGGAACGACAACTACTCCAGAACCAACTTCAACCCGTCCAACCAGCCGTCCTCCGACGGAGCCTGGATAGTGAAAAACTCCTGGGGCTCCGGCTGGGGCGACGGAGGCTACTTCTACCTGTCCTACGAGGACGCCGTGCTGGACACAGGTGCCGCCTACGTAGGAGGCGATCCTGCCAGCTACGACAGGGTATATCAGTACGACCCCTTCGGGTGGTGTTCTTCCTACTCTCCCAGTGGAATGGTCGACAACACCGCCTGGATGGCCAACGTCTTCACCGCGGCAGAGGATACTTTGGTGGAGGCCGTCTCCTTCTACGTCGGAGGGGTAGGCAACACCTACGAGTTGTCGGTCTACACCGGCGTCACCGGTTATCCAACCACCGGGACCAAGAGATATCCCTCTCAGACAGGAACCCTGAAAGAGCCGGGATACCGTACGGTTCAGCTGGAATATCCCGTCTTCGTAAAGGCTGGAGATAGCTTTTCCATCGTGGTGAAATTGATCACGCCTGGATATGATTACCCCATAGCGATGGAGGCTCGACACATCGGATACTCCGATAAGGCTACCTCCTCGCCGGGACAGAGCTATGTTTCCTCCGACGGATCTGCCTGGACCGATGTCACCACGGTGAACAGCACCGCCAACGTATGCCTTAAGGCCTTCGGGTTAAACCATGTAGCTAGAACCGGCAAGGAGATTCTGGGCTATTCCATACCAGGCCAGGTAAGCTCCATCGTAAACGAAGACCTTCATACGGTCGGCGTAACCGTGCCTTTTGGAACCTCGGTCACCTCTTTGGTGCCTTCCTTCGTCCTCTCCGGTGGAGCGAGCGCAACCGTAGGCGGGGTAAACCAGTTCAGCGGCACCAGCTCCAACGACTTCGGATCTCCCGTCGTCTACAGTGTGACGGCCGAGGACGGAACCACCCAGGACTGGACAGTAACCGTCACGGTGGCTCCTGCTCCCAGAACCGGAAAGGACATACTCAGCTACACCCTTCCGAATCAGGTGGGCGACAGCTTCATAGACAAGGGTAAATACACCGTATCGGCGGACGTCAAAAAGGGAACGGATCTGACGTCTTTGGTCGCGACCTTCGATCTCTCCGGAGGAGCTAGCGCCGCCGTCGGCGGGGTAGAACAGGTCAGCGGGATCACCTCCAACGACTTCAGCTCCCCCGTCAACTACGCCGTTACCGCCGAGGACGGAAGCGGACGTAACTGGACCGTGACGGTGTCCTATTATTCCGTAAACTCCAAAGACGTCGAAAAGGTCGTCGTCAGCGACGATGTGGTCAGCTCCGACGGAGGGGCCTCGTTGGTGAAAACGGACGATCTCGTCGATCTGGTAAACGACAACACAGACCTGATCGCACTGTTCAAGAGAGAAGAGGTCGCCCTGGCCATGGCCGGTTCCCTGATCCCCGGCTCCGAGCTGGACTTCTCCTCCGCCTCCGGCGACAGCACCTACGTTTCCAGGCTGGGCATGGGGTACGAGGGAGCTCAGGGTAAAGTCACTCCCGTGATGGTGCAGACCAAAAAAGGATCGAAGGACTTCGACGGACTGGACGTCTCCCTTCCGGAGGCCCAGAGAAAATCGCTGATGGCATCTGGATCGTCGGAGAAACTCGCCTTCCGGTTCCGGGTAACCTCCGGAGACAAGGCCCTTCTCTTCAAGGGCAGAAACCTCATGGCGGAGAAACTCGCCTCGCTCAAGAAGGACGAGGACGGATTCCCCTATCTGGAGTTCATCCTGTCCAACGGCTCCGGTGGCCTCTCCTTCGACGACCTGGACGGAACGGCGGTGGATATACACGACAAAGCGAAGTTCATCGACGATGTGTTGAGCAAAATATCCACGGGTAAATACGTCTATCAGGACCTGGTAAACATCTACATAGAGAACCTGGATCAGTCCAAGTTCAGCGAATACAAGGCCGAGATAGACAAACTGACCACTCCCACCCTGGCGGACATCGAGACCATAGTGGAAGCGGTCAACAAGGGTGAGACCCCGCCCTCCGGCGGTGGCGGCGGATGTTCCGTCGGTCTCGTTCCCTCGACGGCAATTTTACTTCTGCCGTTGCTCTTTCTGCGAAAATAG
- a CDS encoding type II toxin-antitoxin system RelE family toxin — protein MAWTIELSSKARKELEALSNEDRKRVGSYLDELLTLETPRDRGRALTGNFRGYWRYRIGDIRVICDIEDERFVIIALRIDRRSQVYRRSLPRRIRGRYGK, from the coding sequence TTGGCCTGGACGATTGAGCTCTCGTCAAAAGCGCGAAAGGAACTTGAAGCCCTGTCTAATGAAGATCGTAAACGTGTAGGGAGCTATCTGGACGAACTTCTCACATTGGAGACCCCTCGTGATAGGGGACGGGCCTTGACGGGTAATTTTAGAGGTTACTGGCGGTATCGAATCGGCGATATACGTGTAATCTGCGATATAGAGGACGAGCGTTTCGTAATTATCGCTTTGCGTATCGATCGCCGAAGCCAAGTCTACCGACGCTCCTTGCCGCGAAGAATTAGAGGCCGATATGGTAAATGA
- the relB gene encoding type II toxin-antitoxin system RelB family antitoxin has product MKSVITVKLDEELNRILSERAAREGRSKSFYVREGLIQYLEDLEDIEAAEAGYKDWEADNFKTHKWEDVRFRLGLDD; this is encoded by the coding sequence ATGAAAAGCGTGATCACCGTAAAGCTCGATGAAGAGTTAAACCGTATACTTTCCGAACGGGCGGCCCGTGAAGGCAGAAGCAAAAGTTTTTACGTTCGGGAAGGATTGATCCAGTACCTTGAGGACCTTGAAGACATAGAGGCCGCCGAAGCGGGATATAAAGATTGGGAGGCAGATAACTTTAAGACCCATAAATGGGAGGACGTGAGGTTCCGTCTTGGCCTGGACGATTGA
- a CDS encoding gamma-glutamyltransferase family protein, producing MEFDAFRYRNPSRRALVYGSRGMVATSHPQAAQAGLDTLKKGGNAVDAAIATAAALTVVEPTSNGLGSDAFAIICKDGRLYGINGSGPSPRALTRDLLNKKGLSRLPSMGWLPVCVPGAVATWAAMSKRMGRLPLSEVLAPAVDLAKQGVAVPPTVSKNWKLALDKYGTSSDPALSPWKDTFVFDGKTPEPGDIVRLVHHGKTLEMIARSDGGDLYRGELAERIVSFASETGGLLAFEDLEEYSPEWVEPLSVDYGDLTVWELPPNGQGIVALMALGILDGLGSSDPNSPESAHRSIEALKLAFADGHRYICDPHMADVPVDRLLSDGYLSERRLLLGDRAARPEPGDPHSGGTVYLATADGFGNMVSMIQSNYTGFGSGVVVPGTGIALNNRGLGFSMEPGHPNEIMPGKRPYHTIIPGFLTKGGEPLGPFGVMGGYMQPQGHLQVITNLVRRGMNPQEALDAPRWQWTGGLDVSVEQSFPSDMARALSRMGHHITVVLEPDSFGRGQIILKTDRGSLVGATEPRADGTVATW from the coding sequence ATGGAATTCGATGCCTTTAGATATCGCAATCCGTCCAGACGGGCTCTGGTCTACGGTTCCCGTGGAATGGTGGCTACCTCCCACCCTCAGGCCGCCCAGGCCGGTCTGGATACGCTCAAAAAAGGGGGAAACGCAGTCGACGCGGCAATTGCCACCGCGGCGGCCTTGACGGTGGTGGAGCCCACCAGCAACGGCCTGGGCAGCGACGCCTTCGCCATAATATGCAAAGACGGAAGGCTCTACGGCATAAACGGCAGCGGACCTTCTCCCAGGGCCCTGACGAGAGACCTATTGAATAAGAAGGGACTTTCCCGACTGCCCTCTATGGGGTGGCTTCCGGTGTGCGTCCCCGGAGCCGTCGCAACCTGGGCGGCCATGTCCAAGAGGATGGGCCGTCTGCCCTTGTCGGAGGTTCTGGCCCCGGCGGTGGATCTGGCGAAACAGGGAGTGGCCGTGCCTCCTACCGTGTCTAAAAACTGGAAGCTGGCCCTGGATAAATACGGAACCTCCAGCGACCCCGCCCTTTCCCCGTGGAAAGACACCTTCGTGTTCGACGGAAAAACCCCCGAGCCGGGAGATATCGTCCGTCTGGTGCACCACGGTAAAACCCTGGAGATGATAGCCCGTTCCGACGGCGGGGACCTTTACCGAGGAGAGCTGGCCGAGAGGATCGTCTCCTTCGCCTCCGAAACAGGCGGTCTCCTCGCCTTCGAGGACCTGGAGGAGTACTCTCCCGAATGGGTGGAGCCCCTCTCGGTGGACTACGGAGATCTTACCGTATGGGAGCTGCCGCCGAACGGCCAGGGCATAGTCGCCCTGATGGCCCTGGGGATACTGGACGGCCTGGGATCCTCCGATCCTAACTCGCCCGAGTCGGCCCACCGCTCCATAGAGGCTCTGAAGCTGGCCTTCGCGGACGGACACCGCTACATATGCGATCCCCATATGGCGGATGTCCCGGTGGACCGGTTGCTGTCCGACGGCTACCTCTCCGAGCGGCGTCTTCTGCTGGGAGACAGGGCCGCTCGGCCCGAGCCCGGCGATCCCCACTCGGGCGGAACCGTCTATCTGGCCACGGCCGACGGCTTCGGCAACATGGTCTCCATGATACAGAGCAACTACACCGGTTTCGGTTCCGGAGTCGTCGTACCTGGAACGGGAATCGCCCTCAACAACAGGGGGCTAGGCTTCTCGATGGAGCCGGGCCATCCAAACGAGATTATGCCGGGAAAGAGGCCCTACCACACCATAATTCCCGGCTTTCTCACGAAGGGCGGCGAACCCTTGGGTCCCTTCGGCGTAATGGGAGGCTACATGCAGCCTCAGGGGCACCTTCAGGTTATAACCAACCTGGTCCGGAGGGGGATGAACCCTCAGGAGGCACTTGACGCCCCCAGATGGCAGTGGACCGGCGGGCTGGACGTCTCGGTGGAGCAATCCTTCCCGTCCGACATGGCCAGGGCCCTCTCCCGGATGGGTCACCACATAACGGTGGTTCTCGAGCCGGACTCCTTCGGCAGAGGACAGATAATACTGAAAACCGACAGAGGCAGCCTGGTGGGAGCCACCGAGCCCAGAGCGGACGGAACCGTGGCTACCTGGTGA
- a CDS encoding IclR family transcriptional regulator gives MVKREKSKESERINSSLKYSLQILDYLEGKESGVSLADICRAVEINKSRAMRLCGTMEHMGYLVLRQEGGVYSLGPRLLSLGKAFERNNPMIRIVKPVLRNMVIDLEETVSFQVIRNDRRMCISAVESPHPVRYTMVEGSEGEFPSGASSKVLLAWGPEKLREEVFERAPYERHTPNTITTLEELKESIAKTLDQGYILSFEERSLGSAALAVPVFGSEGSLVGAICVSGVLERMSKEFLRMAVPYSIERAKELSRMFGCSNSFIE, from the coding sequence ATGGTAAAAAGGGAAAAAAGCAAGGAGTCGGAAAGGATTAACTCTTCTTTGAAATATAGTCTTCAGATCCTGGATTATCTGGAGGGAAAGGAATCCGGGGTTTCTCTGGCTGATATATGCCGTGCCGTGGAAATAAACAAATCGAGAGCTATGAGGTTGTGCGGAACCATGGAACATATGGGTTATTTGGTTCTTCGTCAGGAGGGTGGGGTCTACTCCCTAGGTCCTAGATTGCTTTCTTTAGGCAAGGCTTTCGAGAGGAATAATCCCATGATAAGGATCGTGAAGCCTGTCCTTCGTAATATGGTAATCGATCTTGAGGAAACGGTAAGTTTCCAGGTCATACGTAACGATAGGCGCATGTGTATAAGCGCGGTAGAAAGCCCTCATCCGGTGAGGTACACGATGGTCGAGGGATCGGAGGGAGAGTTTCCATCCGGCGCTTCGAGCAAGGTTTTGCTTGCATGGGGTCCTGAGAAATTAAGAGAGGAGGTATTCGAAAGGGCCCCTTATGAACGGCACACTCCAAATACGATCACGACCCTTGAAGAACTTAAGGAATCCATAGCTAAAACCTTGGATCAGGGTTATATACTATCTTTTGAAGAAAGAAGTTTGGGTTCCGCCGCATTGGCCGTCCCTGTTTTCGGTAGCGAGGGATCGCTCGTCGGAGCCATATGTGTCTCAGGGGTTCTTGAAAGGATGTCGAAAGAATTCTTAAGGATGGCTGTGCCTTATTCGATCGAAAGGGCCAAGGAACTCAGCCGAATGTTCGGCTGTAGCAATTCATTTATCGAATGA
- a CDS encoding M20 metallopeptidase family protein — protein sequence MGKVPNLSNAVIDEKSTTWLEDIYKKIHRHPELGMQEFQTTVLIKSIMDDLGVERIDLPGMDVGAACVIRGGKNGPTLALRADMDALPILEKTSLEYASENTGIMHACGHDFNTTVMLGVLKKTVEKYSNGNLRGNLKFIFQPAEETLEGAKRMIEAGILDNPGVDMIMMSHGDPDINVGQIALFKGYSHANSDNFSIELTGSGGHGSRPFQTQDLILAGSHLVSILQSIVSRDIDARDPAVISVCSFNAGNTFNVLPGSAKLTGTVRTLSDTVQSRIIQRMQETCDSLSSLFHIEAKLDYRVGVPSCVIDDDVEKLIRDAALRHLPEESIISSPTRMGGEDFAFYSRRVPAGVVRIGVTSVGSRKRGSTHSSTFQVDLAAIPVGVTVLSQVVDDFLSSEE from the coding sequence ATGGGCAAAGTCCCGAATCTCTCAAATGCCGTTATCGACGAAAAATCGACGACATGGCTGGAGGATATATATAAGAAAATACATCGTCACCCGGAACTCGGAATGCAGGAATTCCAGACGACCGTCCTTATCAAATCGATCATGGACGATCTCGGAGTCGAACGAATCGATCTGCCCGGCATGGATGTCGGAGCGGCATGCGTTATAAGGGGGGGAAAAAACGGACCCACTCTGGCACTAAGAGCGGATATGGACGCCCTACCGATTTTAGAGAAAACGTCTTTGGAATATGCATCCGAAAACACCGGGATCATGCACGCCTGCGGGCACGATTTCAACACCACGGTGATGCTCGGCGTATTGAAAAAGACGGTGGAAAAATATTCGAACGGCAATCTACGTGGAAACTTAAAATTCATCTTCCAGCCGGCTGAAGAAACACTGGAGGGAGCTAAACGCATGATAGAAGCCGGAATCCTTGATAATCCCGGCGTGGATATGATAATGATGTCCCACGGGGATCCGGACATCAACGTGGGACAGATCGCCCTGTTCAAGGGTTACAGCCATGCGAACTCGGATAATTTTTCCATAGAGTTGACTGGATCCGGAGGTCATGGCTCTCGTCCCTTTCAAACCCAAGACTTGATTCTTGCCGGATCTCACCTTGTCAGTATCCTTCAATCCATAGTATCCCGGGATATCGACGCCAGAGATCCGGCGGTCATTTCCGTATGCAGTTTCAACGCCGGGAACACATTCAACGTTCTTCCAGGTTCCGCAAAACTTACCGGCACGGTCCGAACACTCAGCGATACGGTTCAATCCAGAATCATCCAAAGAATGCAGGAAACCTGTGATTCTCTTTCAAGTCTGTTCCATATTGAGGCCAAGCTCGATTATCGCGTAGGAGTTCCATCATGCGTCATCGACGACGACGTGGAGAAGCTCATACGCGATGCGGCGCTCCGACATCTTCCGGAGGAGAGTATCATCTCATCCCCGACCAGGATGGGCGGAGAGGATTTCGCCTTCTATTCCAGGAGAGTTCCAGCCGGAGTAGTTAGGATAGGCGTGACGTCCGTAGGATCTCGCAAGAGAGGTTCTACCCATTCGTCCACTTTCCAGGTGGACTTGGCGGCTATTCCGGTCGGAGTGACCGTGCTCTCCCAGGTAGTCGATGATTTCCTATCTTCAGAGGAGTGA
- a CDS encoding dipeptidase: MPRSAYSYLKDPSVIPVELAPDVDGPLDCRLELPENMEARAVKLHHESVVFDLHNHVHRLADNMLRDFETYARSGRIAMGYDGIAKSGMTACFNGYGGSAGRRSSPQAWQFEDIVWDLGIRQADIAHHQDVTILGTCVNDVDKAKATGCCAVFANVENAGIIGNEIDRLDVLYGLGVRCMGLSYNQRNTIADGSNETQDGGLSRFGEKVVVRMNRLGMLMDFAHSSDRAILDTLEISDAPCCISHSVPKALNTHPKAKSDDILRAISDAGWVFAVQSVPNVTSSKKEQSIFDVADQIDHCVEVMGIDHVAIGTDSMFGDHLGLHKCISKMMGHPAKPFVGEYVKYLENPGEMPNLTRVLVSRGYSDDDIRKLIGINVVKLLEKTIG; encoded by the coding sequence ATGCCACGCTCAGCTTACTCGTATCTGAAAGACCCCTCCGTAATACCGGTGGAGCTGGCACCTGACGTGGACGGCCCCCTGGATTGCAGACTCGAGCTTCCCGAAAACATGGAGGCCCGTGCCGTAAAACTGCATCATGAAAGCGTGGTTTTCGATCTCCACAACCACGTCCACCGTTTAGCCGATAACATGCTCCGTGATTTCGAAACGTACGCTAGAAGCGGACGTATAGCCATGGGATACGACGGAATAGCCAAATCCGGCATGACGGCCTGCTTCAACGGCTATGGCGGCAGTGCTGGAAGACGCTCCAGTCCGCAGGCCTGGCAGTTCGAGGATATCGTATGGGACCTGGGCATCCGCCAGGCAGATATAGCTCATCATCAGGACGTTACCATTCTCGGAACCTGCGTTAACGATGTGGACAAGGCCAAGGCCACCGGATGTTGCGCCGTGTTCGCCAACGTGGAAAACGCCGGAATCATCGGTAACGAAATAGATCGCCTGGACGTCCTATACGGACTCGGCGTCCGTTGCATGGGGCTTTCCTACAATCAACGCAACACCATAGCCGACGGCAGCAACGAAACCCAGGACGGCGGACTGAGCAGGTTCGGAGAAAAAGTCGTCGTTCGTATGAACCGTCTAGGCATGCTTATGGATTTCGCCCACAGCTCGGATCGAGCGATATTGGACACCCTGGAGATATCAGACGCTCCGTGTTGTATCAGTCACTCCGTTCCGAAGGCTCTCAACACCCATCCGAAGGCGAAATCAGACGACATTCTCAGGGCAATCTCCGATGCCGGCTGGGTTTTCGCGGTACAGTCCGTACCGAACGTGACGTCTTCCAAGAAAGAGCAGAGCATATTCGACGTCGCCGATCAGATAGACCACTGTGTGGAAGTTATGGGAATCGACCATGTGGCCATAGGTACCGACTCCATGTTCGGAGATCACCTCGGACTTCACAAATGTATCTCCAAGATGATGGGACATCCGGCAAAGCCCTTCGTCGGAGAATACGTAAAATATCTGGAGAATCCCGGAGAAATGCCGAATCTGACAAGGGTACTGGTATCCCGCGGCTACTCTGACGACGACATTCGAAAATTGATCGGTATTAACGTAGTTAAACTGCTGGAAAAAACCATAGGCTAG
- a CDS encoding tripartite tricarboxylate transporter TctB family protein, which produces MTEDIRDAIWAVLLGMASVAIFFYSDTFVGTVEAPALAEPSVYSKIWAVILLILSISLMARSMKKRRRNRVNPLMTKGIFLTVISLLIYLSTLKKLGFLPCTIVFLAFLMTYYNRLSSSAKGKSGGNLWKTMLRAITISTVVGLTLNFVFGSVFGVYLPAGELFQ; this is translated from the coding sequence ATGACGGAAGACATTCGCGATGCTATATGGGCTGTTCTTCTCGGCATGGCAAGCGTGGCCATATTCTTCTACAGCGATACCTTCGTGGGAACGGTAGAGGCTCCAGCCCTTGCTGAGCCGAGTGTATATTCCAAAATCTGGGCCGTGATCCTCCTGATTCTATCGATCTCTCTGATGGCGCGTTCTATGAAAAAGAGAAGGCGTAATCGCGTGAACCCCCTGATGACCAAGGGAATTTTCCTGACGGTGATCTCGCTGCTGATATATCTTTCGACCCTGAAAAAGTTGGGATTCCTGCCGTGTACCATAGTCTTTCTCGCTTTTCTCATGACCTATTACAACAGACTAAGTTCATCGGCTAAAGGGAAATCAGGCGGGAATTTATGGAAGACCATGCTCAGGGCCATAACGATATCGACCGTCGTCGGTCTGACACTGAATTTCGTGTTCGGTTCCGTTTTCGGAGTCTACCTCCCGGCCGGAGAGCTTTTTCAGTGA
- a CDS encoding Bug family tripartite tricarboxylate transporter substrate binding protein has protein sequence MKFRRLAICIMVSTIMAMSALPSIANDNYDSYPERTVRVIVPFGPGGSGDLTTRALLQFVDLGKPTVVINMPGAGSTIGTMEVFHSKPDGYTLLANSPAGMIVGGLKGLYPEAVFRDMIPIVIMGMDNPVFCVARNSPFKTAQEFFSYAKENPGKLKLASVGMSTMYTSGLVVKDAAGIDIKYVAFDSSTKSRAALLGGHVDSLLATISENKSLIEAGDLRPLFVLSEEKSPFLPDVPTLIDLGYNVTGCLGTRGIWAPASTPRPIIDKLEAAFMKAAQNKGFQDVFRQGMSIDPVAWNSAATKAWIEKNSPYYGMLLEKYGKK, from the coding sequence ATGAAATTCAGGAGATTAGCGATATGTATCATGGTATCAACGATCATGGCGATGTCGGCCTTACCGTCTATCGCGAACGACAATTACGATTCATACCCGGAACGCACCGTCAGGGTGATCGTGCCATTCGGTCCGGGCGGAAGCGGGGATCTGACGACCAGGGCGCTTCTCCAATTCGTCGACCTGGGGAAACCCACCGTGGTGATAAATATGCCTGGAGCGGGATCCACCATAGGTACCATGGAGGTCTTCCACAGTAAGCCGGACGGATACACCCTGTTGGCCAACAGTCCGGCCGGCATGATAGTCGGAGGGCTCAAGGGACTGTATCCAGAGGCCGTATTCAGAGACATGATCCCCATCGTAATCATGGGAATGGATAACCCAGTCTTCTGTGTGGCAAGAAATTCTCCGTTCAAGACAGCTCAGGAGTTCTTCTCCTACGCAAAGGAAAATCCCGGAAAACTCAAGCTGGCATCCGTAGGCATGTCCACAATGTATACATCCGGATTGGTGGTCAAGGACGCAGCTGGAATAGACATAAAATATGTGGCATTCGACAGTTCCACAAAATCCCGCGCCGCCCTTCTCGGTGGGCACGTAGATTCGCTTTTGGCCACGATATCGGAGAATAAGAGCCTGATAGAGGCCGGAGACCTCCGCCCTCTCTTCGTCCTATCCGAAGAAAAATCGCCCTTTCTACCAGATGTACCCACTCTTATAGATCTGGGATACAACGTAACAGGTTGCCTCGGCACGAGAGGCATATGGGCTCCCGCCAGCACTCCTCGTCCCATTATAGATAAACTTGAGGCGGCTTTTATGAAAGCCGCCCAAAACAAGGGATTCCAGGACGTGTTCAGACAGGGAATGAGCATAGACCCCGTAGCATGGAATAGCGCCGCTACCAAGGCATGGATAGAGAAAAATTCCCCATATTACGGAATGCTGCTCGAAAAATACGGCAAGAAGTAG